From Microlunatus capsulatus, a single genomic window includes:
- the smpB gene encoding SsrA-binding protein SmpB, with the protein MPKEKGLKPVAQNRKARHDYNILDTYEAGVVLGGTEVKSLREGRASLADAFATVDDGEVWLRNAHIPEYSHGTWTNHTARRTRKLLLNRREITRLERDLADAGTTLIPLSIYFSDGYAKVEIALATGKREYDKRQTLAEREGKREAERALAARNRGERG; encoded by the coding sequence ATGCCGAAGGAGAAGGGCCTCAAGCCCGTCGCGCAGAACCGCAAGGCGCGCCACGACTACAACATCCTGGACACCTACGAGGCCGGGGTCGTCCTCGGCGGCACCGAGGTGAAGTCGCTGCGCGAGGGCCGGGCGAGCCTGGCCGACGCGTTCGCCACCGTCGACGACGGCGAGGTGTGGCTGCGGAACGCGCACATCCCCGAGTACAGCCACGGCACCTGGACCAACCACACCGCGCGGCGGACCCGCAAGCTGCTGCTCAACCGGCGTGAGATCACCCGGCTGGAGCGCGACCTCGCCGACGCCGGTACGACGCTCATCCCGCTGTCCATCTACTTCTCCGACGGCTACGCCAAGGTCGAGATCGCGCTGGCCACCGGCAAGCGCGAGTACGACAAGCGCCAGACCCTGGCCGAGCGGGAGGGCAAGCGCGAGGCCGAGCGCGCCCTGGCCGCCCGCAACCGGGGGGAGCGGGGTTGA